CGTCGCCGCCACTTTCCCCGGTATGAGTGGTCCGATCACCGACCCGACCCCACCACCTCCCCTCTGACCCCCGACCCCTAACCCCACTCCCGGGCTCCTCGCCACAGTCCTTGCAAAACTCTGTAGCGCCTCGTACTTCGACCTCAGGTGATCGAGCTCCGCCCTCATGCTGGCGTTCTCCGACGCCAACTTATCCACTTCCTGTTGAAGCTGTGACTTCTGCTTCTCCAGCTCCTCCTTCTGGGTGACCCGTTTGACCCGGCAGCTGGCGGCGTAGCCACGGTTCTTCAGGGTGCGCCGGCGCTGTTTAAGCTGCAGGATCTCATCCTTGGTGAGGCCGCGGAGGTGCTGGTTGAGCTCCCGGACGGACATAGTCACCAGCTCATCATCTGTCAGGGTGGTCCCATTCTCCCCCGGCTCCCTCTTCacctgaggggaggggagggaggagagggggagggagagagggaggtgagttaGGAAGAAGACATGGAGAGGCCGTAgtacacgtgtcaaactcattccacggaggtcCTTGTGTCTGCGAGTTTTCGCTctacccttgtacttgattgatgaattaaggtcactaattagtaaagaactcccctcacctggttgtctaggtcttaattgaaaaaaaggaaaaaaaacacTTGGCCCtcagtggaatgagtttgacacctctgCAGTAGCAGGTAAGAGAGAAAATACCTTACTTGGATACATTATCATATATTTCTACATCAGTCCAGCGCCAGTTCTCACCTTCAAGGCCTTGTTTCCCTTATTAGTGGTCGACATGCCACGAGAACCAGCCCCCTCTGAACACACCTGCAGACaggacggagacagagagaaaatacatAATATCacatttgaatttttttttttggggaacttctgtgagtgtaatgtttactgttcatttgttgttttatttcacttttgtttattatctacttcacttgctttggcaatgttaatatatgtttcccatgccaataaagcccttaaattgaaattgaattgagagagagcgagagaagaggagGCAGTGTTTAGCTCAGTATAAGAAAGTCTGCAACTCATCTACAAACTGTCACAATGAAAGTGAGAACAGACActcaaagaaacacacacagacacttcctGTTTGTTGGTGGTTAGTGGAGCAGGGCCTGTGGTTTCAGAGCTCTAGAACACCCATCAAGCGTTCTGATTGGTTGGCCAGGGACCAACAGGGAGAAAGATAAGTATTTGGACAGAGTCCAGGGGAATACCATACacggatagagagagaagcaagtagatgaagagagagaaagacacaatgacatttgaaatgtaatgtttactgttaatttgttattgtttattaacaaatgtttcccatgccaataaagcccttaaattgaaattgaattgaaaaacCAACAAAAAGAGATAAGTGACAAACAGGAGGGCAGTGAATGAGGTGAGatcaattccacacacagaggtGCTAGCTGGGTCATTGCTCCACACAACAAGCCTCATTCAGTCAGAGATGCGAAGACGCTGTCCcatagcactgtgtgtgtgtgtgtgtgtgtgtgtgtgtgtgtgtgagatgaagGGCAGCCATTGTTGCAACCGCTGAGCGATCATCATGAGACCAGTCAGGATGACTCAGCGTATTCCTGACCTCaccactcttcccctctcctttctcactctctcttcaatccctccctctcccacccattctctttttctccctcttctatctcccttctctcgctctgttctatcgctccctcctcctcctcctcctcctccctctccctccccacccttctttctctcccccttctctccccctctcccactacGCCTCATCCCCCATCCATATCcctatttctctcccctttatctcccccctctccctcacccctctctcctgtttGGTGGGTGACACTCTACCCCtttgtctcacccctctccctcacccctatCTCCTGTTTGGTGGGTGACACTCTACCCCtttgtctcacccctctccctcacccctctctcctgtttGGTGGGTGACACTCTACCCCtttgtctcacccctctccctcacccctctctcctgtttGGTGGGTGACACTCTACCCCtttgtctcacccctctccctcacccctctctcctgtttGGTGGGTGACACTCTACCCCTTTGTCTCACCCCtctcactcacccctctctcctgtttGGTGGGTGACACTCTACCCCtttgtctcacccctctccctcacccctctctcctgtttGGTGGGTGACCCTCTACCCCtttgtctcacccctctccctcacccctctctcctgtttGGTGGGTGACACTCTACCCCtttgtctcacccctctccctcacccctctctcctgtttGGTGGGTGACACTCTACCCCtttgtctcacccctctccctcacccctctctcctgtttGGTGGGTGACACTCTACCCCtttgtctcacccctctccctcacccctctctcctgtttGGTAGGTGACACTCTACCCCtttgtctcacccctctccctcaccACTCTCTCCTGTTTGGTGAGTGACACTCtagccctttgtctcctctctagccctttgtctcctctctagccctttgtctcctctctagccctttgtctcctctctagccctttgtctcctctctagccctttgtctcctctctagccctttgtctcctctctagccctttgtctcctctctagccctttgtctcctctctagccctttgtctcctctctagccctttgtctcctctctagccctttgtctcacccctctccctcacccctctctcctgtttGGTGAGTGACACTCtagccctttgtctcctctctagccctttgtctcctctctagccctttgtctcctctctagccctttgtctcctctctaaccctttgtctcctctctagccctttgtctcctctctAGCCCTTTGTCTCCACTCTACCcctttgtctcctctctacccctttgTCTCCTCTCTAGCCCTTTGTCTCCACTCTACCCCTTTGTCTCCTCTCtagccctttgtctcctctctagccctttgtctcctctctacccctttgtctcctctctagccctttgtctcctctctagccctttgtctcctctctagccctttgtctcctctctAGCCCTTTGTCTCCACTCtagccctttgtctcctctctagccctttgtctcctctctagccctttgtctcctctctagccctttgtctcctctctagccctttgtctcctctctagccctttgtctcacccctctccctcaccACTCTCTCCTGTTTGGTGAGTGACACTCtagccctttgtctcctctctacccctttgtctcctctctagccctttgtctcctctctagccctttgtctcctctctagccctttgtctcctctctacccctttgtctccactctttctctcttaacTCCCCCTTTTCTTGTTGTCTTTCTCCGTTTCCCGCTCTGCTGAAAGTTAATAACTCTCTAATTCACAATTAGCGTGTAGCATTACACGGATTGACTTCTCTCTCGTCACACCCCAAACTGCCTAGATCAATAGGACccgctctctctgttcttctaGGAAGGTGGGATGGAGGGTCGAGACAAGGGACTAAACTGTGAGTGGAGCTCCGAGGGTTTTATTTTCCTAACGAAGAAGAAGGAAAATGATGAATTAATTGAAAAAACAATGTAGGCCTATCGAGAAGCTGCTGTGGTCTTTTCAACGcatccattcacacacacacacgcacacgcacacgcacacacacacacacacacacacacacacacacacacacacacacctactgctactacctctactgctactgcctctactgctactacctctactgctactgctgctactgctactgctgctactacctctactgctactacctctactgctactactgctactacctctactgctactacctctactgatactactgctactacctctactgctactgctactgctactgctgctactacctctactactactgctactactactgctgctactactactactgctactactgctactacctctactgctactacctctactgctactgctactgctactgctcctactacctctactactgctgctactgctactgctgctactacctctactgctactacctctactactactgctactactactgctactacctctactactactacctctactactactacctctactgctactacctctactgctactacctctactgctactacctctactgctactacctctactgctactacctctactacctctactgctactacctctactgctactactactactgctgctactgctactgctactacctctactacctctactgctactacctctactgctactgctgctactgctactgcctcTACTGCTACtgcctctactgctactacctctactgctactgctgctactgctgctactactactacctctactgctactgctgctactactactacctctactgctactactactactgctgctactgctactgctgctactacctctactgctactacctctactgctactacctctactgctactacctctactgctactacctctactgctactacctctactgctactgcctctactgctactacctctactgctactacctctactgctactacctctactgctactgctgctactgctactactgctactgctactacctctacttctactgcctctactgctactacctctactgctactgctgctactgctactactgctgctactacctctactgctactgctgctactgctactacctctactgctactgcctctactactactacctctactgctactacctctactgctactacctctactgctactgccTCTACTGCTACtgcctctactgctactacctctactgctactgctgctacctactactgctactacctctactgctactgctgctactgctactactactctactgctactacctctactactactacctctactgctactacctctactactactacctctactgctactactgctgctactgctactacctctactactactacctctactgctactacctctactgctactacctctactgctactacctctactgctactacctctactgctactacctctactgctactacctctactgctactactactgctactacctctactgctactacctctactgctactacctctactgctactacctctactactactacctctactgctactgctgctactactactctactactactacctctactgctactacctctactgctactacctctactactactacctctactgctactactactgctactgctactacctctactactactctactgctactactctactactactactctactgctactgctgctactgctactacctctactactactacctctactactactacctctactactactacctctactgctactgctgctactgctactacctctactactactacctctactactactacctctactgctactgctgctactgctactacctctactgctactacctctactgctactactgctactactactacctctactgctactacctctactactactacctctactactactacctctactgctactgctgctactgctactacctctactgctactacctctactactactacctctactactactacctctactgctactgctgctactacctctactgctactacctactgctactacctctactgctactactctactgctactacctctactgctactacctctactgctactactctactgctactacctctactgctactactgctgctactactacctctactgctactactactgctactgctgctactactgctgctactgctactactactgctgctactgctgctactactactgctgctactgctactacctctactgctactgctgctactactgctgctactgctactacctctactgctactgctactacctctactgctactgctactactactgctgctactgctgctactactactgctgctactgctactacctctactgctactgctgctactactactgctactactactactgctgctactacctctactactactactactactgctgctactgctactacctctactgctactgctgctactacctctactactactactactactgctgctactacctctactactactactactgctactacctctactgctactacctctactgctactgctactactgctgctacctctactgctactgctgctactacctctactgctactacctctactgctactacctctactgctactacctctactgctactacctctactgctactacctctactgctactacctctactgctactgctgctactgctactactacctctactactactgctgctactactactactactactgctactgctactacctctactgctactacctctactgctactgctgctactgctgctactgctactacctctactgctactgctgctactactactgctacctctactgctactacctctactgctactacctctactgctactactgctactgctgctactactactgctactacctctactgctactacctctactgctactacctctactgctactacctctactgctactacctctactgctactactactactgctgctactacctctactgctactacctctactgctactacctctactgctactacctctactgctactacctctactactactgctgctactacctctactgctactacctctactgctactacctctactactactgctgctactacctctactgctactacctctactgctactacctctactgctactacctctactgctactacctctactactactgctgctactacctctactgctactacctctactgctactacctctactgctactgctgctactacctctactactactgctacgactacAATCAAAACTCCTCATACTGCATCCTTCTACTATTACTGCTACAACAACAACACCTACATGCTATACTAGCTTGAATTCATGACATCATTGATGGATGTTTGTTGTCTATGTTTTCCTCATCATCTCTATCGGGACACGACTGAACCCCACTTCAGAGGAGAGACACTACACAATGGATCaaatagagagatggggggatggggggaaaggaggagagggggagtaggAGGACATTAAGGAGGGGGGCTTTTACTGCCAGGCTTGATCTTATTTCCCTTGTGGCCCAaaccccctctcacacacacacacacacacacacacccgaagCCCCACCTCCGCCTACACATGCCAGCGGGGTACACAAACAATGCACACAAAACCAGGAAAtgacagtgtacacacacacacacacacacacacgggaactCAAAGGCAAACATGTATATGAAAATATACATAGTGAGAGGAAGAAGTGGAGGCTGCCAGTAAGTTACCAAGGATGGAGAGTCTGCTGAGcaaaaacatcacacacacacacacacacacacacacacacacacacacacacacacatacaggttcAAGGAGAGGAGGGCAGCTCAAGCCGTCCCACCACCATGCTCCCTACTCATTACCGTGTAGCTGTTGCTGTGTGGTCATTGCTACAACAACCGTTGCTGTGTGGTCATTGCTACAACAACCGTTGCTGTGTGGTCATTGCTACAACAACCGTTGCTGTGTGGTCATTGCTAAAACAACCGTTGCTGTGTGGTCATTGCTAAAACAACCGTTGCTGTGGCAGGCGGTACTTTATGGAGTGTCTGAAAGAACACTGACATCTTCAGAGCTGTTAcagcagagagaagtggagggatgTAGGGGGGCGGAGAAGAGAAGGaacaagaaagaaagaagaggtgAAAAGGGataaggggagagggaaaggtgaAAGGAGGGAGCGGGATGGAGGAGTGAAACAAGGCTGACGTCTTCAGAGAGGATTGTTACAGTTAGAGAACAGGGAATAGTGCtgaatagggagggagggagggagggagggagggagggagggagggagggagggagggagggagggagggagggagggatagaataAGGAGGGACGatggggagaaaggaggaggggaaggagagaaagagaggaaataaagcgaggagggagggagggaaagctcTTGGTCAAATCTGCATCCTCGACACATTTCTATGAactggaaggagggagggaagaggggagagagagggagggagggaagaggggagagagagagagagaggggggttgaggAGGAGCGAAAAACTCCTGAACTCAGCAAGGGGACTAAAAACACCAATTCTAAAGTTCTGAAGTTGATCCGACACTAAAAAACTGCTGTcgctgctctctctcacacacacacacacacacacacacacacacacacacacacacacacacacacacacacacacacacacacacacacacacacacacacacacacacacaaaatcagtcTTGCTGAAACATCAAAATACGGTAGAAGAAAATGTCACACAATGAAGTCAGAAATCAGGAGGAAAATGAAACAGTGAGGTCAGAAATCAGGAGGGAAATGAAACACAGTGAGGTCAGAAATCAGGAGGAAAATGAAACAGTGAGGTCAGAAATCAGGAGGGAAATGAAACAGTGAGGTCAGAAATGAGGAGGGAAATGAAACACAGTGAGGTCAGAAATCAGGAGGAAAATGAAACAGTGAGGTCAGAAATCAGGAGGGAAATGAAACAGTGAGGTCAGAAATGAGGAGGGAAATGAAACACAGTGAGGTCAGAAATCAGGAGGAATATGAAACAGTGAGGTCAGAAATCAGGAGGAAAATGAAACAGTGAGGTCAGAAATCAGGAGGGAAATGAAACACAGTGAGGTCAGAAATCAGGAGGGAAATGAAACACAGTGAGGTCAGAAATCAGGAGGAAAATGACACACAGTGAGGTCAGAAATCAGGAGGAAAATGACAGTTCACATTAGATTCTTTAATGATACCAGTAGATTGACAGCTACACGGTGCCAACTGCCAAGCAATGAGGAATGTGCGTGtgttacaagcaaaaactctaacaggaagtaccagtgacgctgGTAGGTCCTCAATACGGACGTTGTccaatgaagcggatgctaatctacaggactgtttcgctagcacagactggaatatgttctgggattcatccaataacattgaggagtttaccacatcagtcactggcttcattaatactgagctaaaggctagagctgccgcttccaAGGAGtaggacactaatccagacgcttatgagaaatcctgctatgacctccgacaagccatcaaacaggcaaaatgtcaatacaggactaagatctgctttgaggcaagcaaccctgaaccatgcatgaaaacaccagctgttctggacgagtgtgtgatctctctctccatagccgatgtgagtaagacatttaaacaggttaacattaacaaggccgcggggccagacagaaTACCAGAACACATA
This genomic stretch from Oncorhynchus clarkii lewisi isolate Uvic-CL-2024 chromosome 13, UVic_Ocla_1.0, whole genome shotgun sequence harbors:
- the LOC139423738 gene encoding transcription factor MafG-like isoform X2 — its product is MSTTNKGNKALKVKREPGENGTTLTDDELVTMSVRELNQHLRGLTKDEILQLKQRRRTLKNRGYAASCRVKRVTQKEELEKQKSQLQQEVDKLASENASMRAELDHLRSKYEALQSFARTVARSPGVGLGVGGQRGGGGVGSVIGPLIPGKVAATSVITIVKSKTDARS
- the LOC139423738 gene encoding transcription factor MafG-like isoform X1, whose translation is MEGREMGLKNEWSSEVCSEGAGSRGMSTTNKGNKALKVKREPGENGTTLTDDELVTMSVRELNQHLRGLTKDEILQLKQRRRTLKNRGYAASCRVKRVTQKEELEKQKSQLQQEVDKLASENASMRAELDHLRSKYEALQSFARTVARSPGVGLGVGGQRGGGGVGSVIGPLIPGKVAATSVITIVKSKTDARS